In Caballeronia sp. SBC1, the DNA window ACGTCATCGACGGTCTCAACGAACAACCGGACGTGGCGATCCAATCTTAAATTTAGTACAACATTTTGAAGTCGTTGGATGAAAGAAACGGAGATCGACGGGTATCGTTAATGTCTTGGTCATATGGCAAGGCTTACTAAAGAGCGGGCTGACAGCATGCTTGAATTCGACGGCAAGCGGGCTTCTTCCCAGGTACTTTTAGCTAGCTGGTTGCGTGGTAAACAGCGCTATGATGGTGTGGCTTGAGGAGGGCAGTCATACGGCCTCGACTTAACGTATGCCATCGACCCGGCAGATGATCTGCAAGCGCGGGTCGCGCGGGTAGTTTGTGTGGCGGTGCATCAGCAGGGTGCGGCACAGCGAAAGTGGAAGGGCAACCATCGCTGCGCCCAAGGCTGTTTTTACGAGTGGGATACCAGTATTTGTTCACTTCACTAAAGCGATGAAAGAACGTACATGGTCCAGATTCGCCGCCGTATGGTTACTCTTGGCATTTACGCCGCTTGCGGGTTGCGTTGCCCGTGGCGCGCCGTCCTACACGCTATTCGGCGCGTACTTCCCGTTCTGGCTTCTGAGCGCCGTGACTGGCATTGCGGGTGCGCTCGTCGCGCATCGCGCGTTCGTCGCAACCGGCTGGGTCCGCGAGGTGCCGTACCAGCTTTCTGTGTGCACAGCGATCGGTATCGTTGTCGGGGTGCTTGTCTGGCTGTGGGGAACGGGGCAGCTCTGATATGAAAATGGCCGGCGTGAATCCCAAACCCGCATGGAAGGGGCGCGTCATCGCAGCGGCAATCGTCCTGCTTGGCGCGGCGGCATTATGGTATGCATACGATAGGTCGTCGCGCTTTCCTTCGACCGATGACGCAAGCATTGACGCCGACGTCGTACATGTCGCGTCGCCCGTCGGCGGCCGGATCGCGCGGGTTGCGGTCGAGGAGAATCAGCGGGTTGCGAAGGGCGACGTGCTGTTCGAAATCGATCCCTTGCCGTACCGGCTTGCGGTCGAGCAGGGACAGGCCGATGTCGAACTGGCCCGCGCAGCGCTGGCGACGCGCCACCGCTCGGTGATCGGCGAGACGTCGAACGCCGCGATCGCCGCCGACCAGACCCGCCGTGCGGCGCACAATTACGACCTCGCGACGCGCAGCGTCGAGCGGCTGCGGCCGCTCGCGGCGCAGGGCTACGTGTCCGCGCAGCAGTTCGATCAGGCGGTCGTCGCGCAGCGGGACGCGAACGTGTCGCTGGCGCAGGCGAAGGAGCAGCAGCGATCGTCTGCGCAGACGATCGGCGACGATGCCGACGCCATCGCCACGCTGCATGCGCGCGAGGCCGCGCTGGCCATATCGCGGCGTGCGCTCGACGATACCATCGTGCGCGCTCCGTTCGACGGCTACGTGACGGGTCTCTCGATTCTTGCCGGCGAGACAGTCGCGCCGAACCAGTCCATCTTCACGCTGATCCACGCGGGCGAATGGTTCGCGGTCGCGAATTTTCGCGAGACGGCGCTCGGTGCGATCGAAGTCGGCGACTGTGCGACCGTGTACTCGTTGATTGACCGCAAACAGGCGATGCGCGGCAAGGTGATCGGCATTGGCGCCGGAATCACGGACACCGATCGTGTGAACGTGCCGCACGGCCTGCCGTATGTGCAGCAGTCGGTGAACTGGGTGCGCGTCGCGCAGCGCTTCCCGGTTCGCGTACGGATCGAAGCACCGGCGGAGCGGCTAGTGCGGGTGGGCGCGAGCGCGATCGTCGAGGTCCGGCATGGCCAGTCTTGCCGGTGACGTCACCGCGCCCGGTCTGCGCGAAATCGCGAGGCTGCTCGCGCCGTTTCCAGGGCGCGCGTCAATCGTCACACGTATTGCGCTGATTTGCGCGCTGACGGTGCTCGTCACGAGCGCATACGGAACGCCCGAGGCCGCGAGTTCGGTGTATATCGTGCTTTTCCTGAACCGGCCCGATCGGGTGACGAGCGTCGTAACGTCAATTGCATTGCTACTGCTCGTGACCGTGATCGTCGGGATCGTGATGGTGGTCGCGATCTTCTGCATTAATGAGCCGGCGCTGCGTGTTGCCAGCATGGCGGTGCTGTCGGCCGTGTTTCTGTTCATGACGTCAGCGAGCAAGTTGCGGCCCGTCGGGGCGATAGTTGCCATGATTATCGGCTACGGACTCGACGAACTTGGCCTGGCGCCGATCGGCGAAGCGGCGACGCGGGGCCTGCTGTACGCATGGTTGTTGGTCGCGATTCCAATTGGTGTTGCGATGGTCGTGAATCTGCTTTTCGCGCCCTCGCCGCGCCGGCTCGCCAGCGTGCAGCTCGCGAGGCGCCTGAGGCTCGCCTCGCGTCGCCTGACGGACACGGCGACCGACGCCGAGCGCGCTGCATTCGACGTGTGCGTGCGCGAGGGTGACCATCAGATCATGGCGTGGCTCAAGGTCTCGAAGCTCGAAGGCACGTCGACAGATGCCGACAGCGCGGCACTGCGTCAGGCGGCTGCGTCCACTACAGCGATCCTGGTCGCGACGGATCTCGCCTCAAGCGAACCCGGCGCGCGGCTGCCCGCCCCATGCACGGCGCGGCTTGCCGAAACGATGGACCAGATGGCCACGATGCTCGAAGCCGGCGGCTATCCCGTGGACGTTGTAGTGGACATGCCCGAGGCAGCCGCACTAATGCCGCTGGCCGCGCTCGTGTTCGCCAACCTGCGCGCGGCGCTGGAGGGTTTCACCGTGCCGCCCCTGGCAGCCGAGGCGTCACCGGACCCGGCGCCGGCCGAGCACGCGCCTGAACGCAGGGGCTTCTTCGACGCGGACGCGCTCACCAATCCCGATCACATCCGCTACGCGCTGAAGACCACGGCAGCAGCTATGTTTTGCTACCTGCTGTATCAGCAGCTCGATTGGCAGGGAATCCATACGTGCTTCATCACCTGCTATATGGTGTCGCTTGGCACGACGGCCGAGACTGTCGAGAAGCTGACATTGCGGATCACCGGCTGTCTCATCGGTGCTTTGATTGGCACGGCGGCGATCGTGTTCGTGACGCCTGCCCTGACGTCGGCCGGCGAGCTGATGGCGCTGGTTTTCGTGGGAGCGTGGCTGGCCGCGTGGGTCGCGATGGGGTCGCCGCGCATCGGCTACGCCGGCATGCAGATCGCATTCGCGTTCTTCCTGTGCGTGATCCAGGGCGCGGCGCCTGCATTCGATCTGACGCTCGCGCGCGACCGCGTGATCGGCGTGCTGATCGGTAACGTGGTGACCTACCTGATGTTCACGCGCGTCTGGCCAGTCAGCATTGCCGGCCGGATCGACGCGACGCTCGGCTCGCTGGTCGCGCAGTGGACGCGGATCGCGCACACGGCGGACGCCGGCACCCGCAGTGCGCTTGTCGCGGGGGCGCTCGCTCAGTACGGCGGCCTGCGCCAGAATCTAGGCCTGATCCACTACGAGCCGTCGTGGGTGCGTCCCGTGCCCGCCTGGATCGCGAGCCGGCGGCGTGTGCTCGCGGAGCTCGGGGCGCTGGAGGCACCGCTCTCCCTCGCGGCCGGCCGCGCAGGCGCAGTGGCCGATACGCGACTGCGCGAACTCGCGCGGCGGATTGCGCCCGGCGAGTACGCGGATGGAAGTGCCGGCCAGCGCGCCACCGATACGCAAGCGCTGCGCGCTGATCTCGCCGTTGGTGGCGCATCGGACCCCGGCGTCAACGCATTGTTGAACGTGATCGATACGCGGTTCGGTCAGATTGCCGATGCCGCGCGCTCATCCGAACCGAAGGAGGCGACGACCGATGCGCGCCCTTGAACCGACGCCCTGGCTGATCGCATTGACCGCGGCCGGGCTCGCGGGATGCGCGACGTCTTCGCTCGATCTTGCGCCGCCCGCGCCCGACCGTCCGTGGCAGCCGCAGACGAACGCCTTTGGTGACATCGTACCCGGACCGCCGCGTACCGGTGCCGATGCCGCGCGTGCCGGCTACTCGTTACCGAACAGCACCGGGCTGGCCTTCGTTGAGCCCGCTGCGCAGCTTGATGCGAACCATGCGTACACGCTGCCAGAACTGGTCGATCTCGCCGAATCTACCAATCCGCTGACGCGGATCGCCTGGAACGACGCACGCAATGCGGCGCTCGCGGCGGGCATCGCGAAGGCCGCGTATCTGCCGCAGCTCAGTGCGACGGCGATGGGCGGTTATCAGGCGTCGAGCGGCTCCGCGTCCACGCCGCTTGGCAACAACTCGACCAGTTCGGACATTCACGGGACGGTGTCCCTGCTCGCACTGCAATGGCTGCTGTTCGACTTCGGCGGCCGCCGCGCGCGCGTCGATGCGGCCACGCAGCTATCGGTCGCCGCGAACGTCGCGTTCACGGCTGTGCACCAGCGCGTGATCCACGACGTAAGCATTGCTTACTATGGGTACGAAGCCGCCTCTGCACGGGCGCATACCGCACAGCAGGCGCTCGACAACGCGGGCGGCATCCTCACCGCCGCGCGCGCACGGCTGAAGCAGGGCGTGGGCACGGTCGTCGAGGTTGCACAGGCAACGCAGAACCAGGCGCAGGCGAATCTTGCGAAGGTCCAGTCGGATGGTGCGGAGAGCGACAGCTATCTGAACCTGGTGTCCGCACTCGGAATCTCGCCTTTGTCGAAGCCGACAATTGCCCCCCTGCCGCCGCGCGCGCTGTCGCCGGCGCTGCACCAGTCGGTCGACGAGATCGTCGCCGATGCGATTGCGCGACGGCCGGACGTGCAGGGCGCGTATGCGCTCGAGCAGGCGAACCAGGCGAGGATCCGCGCGGCCGAGGCAGCGTTCATGCCGAAGGTGTTCGTGTCCGCGACGGCCGCGTACGGCACCGGCAGTACGGCGATCACGGCGGTTCCACCGGTCGGCGATCAGGCGGCGACCGTGAACCTGAGCGGCAGCCACCGTAGTGGCAATGTGTTTGTCGGCGTGACGATCCCGCTGTACGACGGGGGCTTACGGTCCGCCGTGCTGATGCAGGCGCGCAACGACGCGGATAGTGCGTCCGCGCAGTTCACGCGGACCAGGGAGGAGGCCGTCCGGCAGATTGTCGTGGCGCAGAACGCGCTCTCCACAAGCCTCGCATCAAACGATGCCGCGAAGGCGCTGGTCGCCGCCGCGCAGACGACCTACAACGCGGCGTTTGCTGCGTACCGGCACGGCGTCGGTCCGATAACCGACGCGCTGCTTTCGCAGAACCAGCTGATCGCCGCGCAGAACGCGTATGCGGACAGTTACAGCGCCGCGCTGTCTGCCGCCGCCTCGCTCGCTCTGGCGACGGGGGAGATCGGGGCGATCGCGCCCGACGGAGACCCAGCCTGGTGATATTTCCGCTCACTGCTTCAGACCCGCCGTTTTAGAAGAAGTGTCGCAAGCCGATTCCTACCACCGACTGAACGTCACCTGAGGCAGGCGAGAGCGTATTGGTTGCTGCAGGTGCAGTGGTTACTTCGTGGTTGTCGCAGTGCCCAGGTACTTGTGCGTTAACCGGTCGATGGTGCCGTTTTGCCTGAGTTGAGCGATCCCGGCGTCGAGCATTTGTAGCGTGTGCGCGTCGGTCTTGCGCACGCCGATCACGCTGCTTGCGGAGAGCAGCGCCGGATCGACGATCTGTGCGCCGGCCAGTTCGAAGTTCTTGCCTTCCGGTTTTGCGAGGAAGCCCAGTTGGGCGGCGGCGCCGACGACCAGCGTACCGTCGAGCCGTCCGTTCTCGAGGTCGGCGTAGACGCTGTCCTGGTCCTGATACTCGACGATCACCACACCATGCGCGGCCCAGTTCTGCTTCGCGAATGCCGCCTGCGTCGAACCTTGCAGCACGCCGATACGCTTACCGGCGAGCGATGCCGCTGTGGGCTGCAAGTGAGCGGCCTTCGCGGCGACGAGGCGAATGTCCGCTGGGTACAGCGGTGTTGTGAAATCCATCACCGCCTGTCGCGCGGCTGTGGCGGCGAGCGACGCATTGATAGCATCGAACTTGCGCGATTGCAGCCCGGCAATCAAACCGTCGAAACTCCCCTCCACCCATTCGCATTTCACATGGGCGGCAGCGCACAGGGCATTGCCAATGTCGATGTCGAGCCCCACGAGCTGGCCGCTCGGCAATTTGTATTCGTACGGCGGATAAGTCGGATCGGTACCGAAGCGCAATGTTTCGGCCTGCGCGGACTGTGCGACGACGAGGGCCACGGCGGCGAGCGCCGGCAGCAGGTACTGGTTCATAGGTACTCCTGACTGGATTAAGTGGATGCGTTCATAATGCAAAAAGACGGGCTACGCCTCAAGGCGTGCGAGCGCCAGCGTCACGAAGAAGCGCACACCGAGCGGCAGCACCTCGTCGTTGAAGTCGAACTCGGGATGATGGCAATAGACCCCGCCCTGGCCGAGCAGCACGTAAGCACCGGGGCGGCGCAGTAGAAATTCGGAGAAGTCCTCGGAGCCGTTGAGCGGCGGAAAATCACGCAGGACGTTCGCCGCGCCGAACACCTCTTCGGCTGCGGTGGCGGCGGCTGCGGCCTGCTCGCGATGGTTGATCGTCGCGGGCGAGCTGCCGTAGAACGTCACCGCGATCTCGCATTCGGTCGCGAGCGCGACGCCCGCGCAGATGGACTCGATACGTGCCTTCATCCGTTCGCGCACGCTTTCGTCGAAGGTACGCATGGTGCCCGTCATCTGCGCATGCGAAGGAATCACGTTCGACGTGCTACCTGCATGAATGCTGCCAATGCTGAGCACGGCGACCGAAGCAGGGTCGATCGCGCGACTCACGACAGTCTGCAGCGCGCAGACGAGCTGCGCCGAAGCCGCGATAGGATCCTTTGTCCTTTCAGGCGACGAACCATGACCGCCGACGCCGTTCACATCGATTCGCAACTCATCGCACGACGCCAGCATGGCGCCGTCGCGCACGCCGAACGTGCCGGGCGCGAAATGCGGCGCATTGTGTATGGCGTAGATCTCGTCGAATGGAAAGCGGGTTTCGAGCCCATCGGCCAGCATAGCCAGCGCACCGCCGCCGGTTTCCTCGGCGGGCTGAAAGATCAGCACGATCGTCCCCGCGAAATCGCGATGACGGCTGAAATGGCGCGCTGTGCCGAGCAGCATCGCCGTATGGCCGTCGTGCCCGCAACCGTGAAATACCCCTTGCCGCAAGGAGCGATGCAACGGGCGTCCTTCTTCTTCCATGGGCAGCGCGTCCATGTCGGCTCGCAACGCGATTGCGCGCCCCATACCCGACGTCGTGCGTGTGCCCCGAATGATGCCGACCACGCCCGTTTTGCCCACGCCCGTATGGGTTTCGATATCCCACGCGCGCAGTTTCGCGGCAACGAGTTCGCTCGTGCGCGTCTCGTCGAATGCCGTTTCCGGATTGGCGTGAATGTCTCGCCGCAATGCAACCAGTTCGTCGATGTCCGCATCGATGATGTTCAGTCCCACTTTACCTCCTTGTCTTGGGTGCTTCCGGCCGCGCGCCTCATAGGCGGCGGCAGAGTGGCTATACTAGCCAGCGCCGCGACTGGTCAATTTCCAGTTTTTTATGTACATAGCCAAAGCTTATGGGCCGCGGAAACTATGAAAACCACCCAATTGCGTACCCTCGTGGCCGTTGCCGAGCACGGCACGCTGATGGCCGCTGCCGAAGCGCTGTGCCTGTCGCAGCCTGCCGTGTCGAAGAGCATCAAGGAGCTGGAAGCGCGCGTCGGCGTCCAGCTGCTGCTGCGCAGCGGCTCGGGTATCCGCTTGACGCCATATGGCGAAGTGCTGCTCAGGCATGCGCGCACCGTCGTGGCTGAGATTGCGCGGGCCGAGCAGGAACTGGAGGAGATGAAGTCCTCGGTTGGCCGAACACTCGAGATTGGTGTATCGCTACTCGCCGCGTCGATAGTCGTGCCGGACGCGATCCACGCGTTCCGTATGCGGTTTCCCGATGTGCAGCTCGACGTGCACGAGTACCAGACGACGAGGCTTATCGACGGCCTGCGCGACGGCTCGTTCGACATGTGCATCGGCTTTACCGGAGAAGGCGATCCGAGCAATGAGTACCGCGTGACACCGCTCGGCAACGTGTCGCAATCGCTGGCGGTCAAGCGGGGCGATCCACTTGCGGGTGAGAAGCGGCTTGCACGTTTGAGGGAGGCGCACTGGCTCTACAACTACACGCGCAAGAGCGTGCCCGCATTCTGGGCCGCGTTGATCGCGCGTTCGGGCGCCGACGCTACAGGCGAGGTCATTGCGCCGCCGTCGCGCATGACGGTCTGCACCGCGCGACGGCTTTATACGGAGCTCGCGAGCGAGCCGGGAGTGGTGAGCGTCTGGCCGGACTTGCAGCTTAATGAGGAAATCGAGCGCGGCGCGCTGGAGCGCGTTGCACTCGATATCGCGTTACCTCGCCTTGCGCTCAGTCTGATTGAACGCAAGGATCGCGTGCTAGGCGGCGCGGCGGAGTATTTCATCGATTGTTTGAAAAGCAAGGCGCTGCCGGATTGAGGGGGTGGGGGGATTGCGGGGCGGATTTCTTTTGGTTGTAGCGAGAAGGGAACGGCAGCTATGCAAATCCATAGCGGTTGGTGTCCCACTTGGGGGAGAGGAGCACTCCGACCGAAGACCTGTCCGTCAGTGCAGCGCTCCCGGATTAAGGTCGGCCAATGCCGATGGTCGTCGTTCAGCCGCCGTGCGGCTGCAGCGCGCCGCTTTGCTGTCATTCGCGATGCGGTGCAGGCAAACGGCGGTTTCCAGGAACGGCGAACGAGTCTTGACGACCCCGGGCGGTCCTCCACTCTCAGGGCCCGAGGATGACCGCTTGCGAGGTCCAGCCGTCGCTCGTTTCATCGAGGGCTGATGAGCTGTAGCTCTTGGGCTTAGTGCGATATTGCCACGAAAATTTCCAATAGGGCCCCGTATCGGCACAGTTTGAGTGAGCGACTAAAGAAATGTTGCGCAGCGCCGATATTCAATATGAACGTTTGTGCTTCGAGCAAGAATTCGCCGTTTGCACAGCGTCTTTAACGACGGTCCCGACGGTCCTTATTGACCACCGAAACAAAATTGCGCTATGGGAAAAGTCGCCCAAGAA includes these proteins:
- the mdtN gene encoding multidrug transporter subunit MdtN; translated protein: MKMAGVNPKPAWKGRVIAAAIVLLGAAALWYAYDRSSRFPSTDDASIDADVVHVASPVGGRIARVAVEENQRVAKGDVLFEIDPLPYRLAVEQGQADVELARAALATRHRSVIGETSNAAIAADQTRRAAHNYDLATRSVERLRPLAAQGYVSAQQFDQAVVAQRDANVSLAQAKEQQRSSAQTIGDDADAIATLHAREAALAISRRALDDTIVRAPFDGYVTGLSILAGETVAPNQSIFTLIHAGEWFAVANFRETALGAIEVGDCATVYSLIDRKQAMRGKVIGIGAGITDTDRVNVPHGLPYVQQSVNWVRVAQRFPVRVRIEAPAERLVRVGASAIVEVRHGQSCR
- a CDS encoding FUSC family protein; amino-acid sequence: MASLAGDVTAPGLREIARLLAPFPGRASIVTRIALICALTVLVTSAYGTPEAASSVYIVLFLNRPDRVTSVVTSIALLLLVTVIVGIVMVVAIFCINEPALRVASMAVLSAVFLFMTSASKLRPVGAIVAMIIGYGLDELGLAPIGEAATRGLLYAWLLVAIPIGVAMVVNLLFAPSPRRLASVQLARRLRLASRRLTDTATDAERAAFDVCVREGDHQIMAWLKVSKLEGTSTDADSAALRQAAASTTAILVATDLASSEPGARLPAPCTARLAETMDQMATMLEAGGYPVDVVVDMPEAAALMPLAALVFANLRAALEGFTVPPLAAEASPDPAPAEHAPERRGFFDADALTNPDHIRYALKTTAAAMFCYLLYQQLDWQGIHTCFITCYMVSLGTTAETVEKLTLRITGCLIGALIGTAAIVFVTPALTSAGELMALVFVGAWLAAWVAMGSPRIGYAGMQIAFAFFLCVIQGAAPAFDLTLARDRVIGVLIGNVVTYLMFTRVWPVSIAGRIDATLGSLVAQWTRIAHTADAGTRSALVAGALAQYGGLRQNLGLIHYEPSWVRPVPAWIASRRRVLAELGALEAPLSLAAGRAGAVADTRLRELARRIAPGEYADGSAGQRATDTQALRADLAVGGASDPGVNALLNVIDTRFGQIADAARSSEPKEATTDARP
- a CDS encoding TolC family protein, which produces MRALEPTPWLIALTAAGLAGCATSSLDLAPPAPDRPWQPQTNAFGDIVPGPPRTGADAARAGYSLPNSTGLAFVEPAAQLDANHAYTLPELVDLAESTNPLTRIAWNDARNAALAAGIAKAAYLPQLSATAMGGYQASSGSASTPLGNNSTSSDIHGTVSLLALQWLLFDFGGRRARVDAATQLSVAANVAFTAVHQRVIHDVSIAYYGYEAASARAHTAQQALDNAGGILTAARARLKQGVGTVVEVAQATQNQAQANLAKVQSDGAESDSYLNLVSALGISPLSKPTIAPLPPRALSPALHQSVDEIVADAIARRPDVQGAYALEQANQARIRAAEAAFMPKVFVSATAAYGTGSTAITAVPPVGDQAATVNLSGSHRSGNVFVGVTIPLYDGGLRSAVLMQARNDADSASAQFTRTREEAVRQIVVAQNALSTSLASNDAAKALVAAAQTTYNAAFAAYRHGVGPITDALLSQNQLIAAQNAYADSYSAALSAAASLALATGEIGAIAPDGDPAW
- a CDS encoding ABC transporter substrate-binding protein, which produces MNQYLLPALAAVALVVAQSAQAETLRFGTDPTYPPYEYKLPSGQLVGLDIDIGNALCAAAHVKCEWVEGSFDGLIAGLQSRKFDAINASLAATAARQAVMDFTTPLYPADIRLVAAKAAHLQPTAASLAGKRIGVLQGSTQAAFAKQNWAAHGVVIVEYQDQDSVYADLENGRLDGTLVVGAAAQLGFLAKPEGKNFELAGAQIVDPALLSASSVIGVRKTDAHTLQMLDAGIAQLRQNGTIDRLTHKYLGTATTTK
- a CDS encoding M20 aminoacylase family protein, whose amino-acid sequence is MGLNIIDADIDELVALRRDIHANPETAFDETRTSELVAAKLRAWDIETHTGVGKTGVVGIIRGTRTTSGMGRAIALRADMDALPMEEEGRPLHRSLRQGVFHGCGHDGHTAMLLGTARHFSRHRDFAGTIVLIFQPAEETGGGALAMLADGLETRFPFDEIYAIHNAPHFAPGTFGVRDGAMLASCDELRIDVNGVGGHGSSPERTKDPIAASAQLVCALQTVVSRAIDPASVAVLSIGSIHAGSTSNVIPSHAQMTGTMRTFDESVRERMKARIESICAGVALATECEIAVTFYGSSPATINHREQAAAAATAAEEVFGAANVLRDFPPLNGSEDFSEFLLRRPGAYVLLGQGGVYCHHPEFDFNDEVLPLGVRFFVTLALARLEA
- a CDS encoding LysR family transcriptional regulator, with product MKTTQLRTLVAVAEHGTLMAAAEALCLSQPAVSKSIKELEARVGVQLLLRSGSGIRLTPYGEVLLRHARTVVAEIARAEQELEEMKSSVGRTLEIGVSLLAASIVVPDAIHAFRMRFPDVQLDVHEYQTTRLIDGLRDGSFDMCIGFTGEGDPSNEYRVTPLGNVSQSLAVKRGDPLAGEKRLARLREAHWLYNYTRKSVPAFWAALIARSGADATGEVIAPPSRMTVCTARRLYTELASEPGVVSVWPDLQLNEEIERGALERVALDIALPRLALSLIERKDRVLGGAAEYFIDCLKSKALPD